The segment AAGTGACAAAATACTACGGTTTGAAGACATTTAATAAGTTGGAGCAAGCTGAAAAGGTAATTGAGGCGTTTGCAACAAGCTTTCAAGAAAAAAGGGGGATTCGCTGGGGGATTGAACTAAAAGGAAAAGCAGGTTTAATCGGAACAATTGGCTTTAATTTATGGTCACCCGCGCATAGAAGGGCAGAAGTTGGTTATGAAGTTCATCCTGATTTTTGGAGATTCGGCTATACATCAGAAGCGTTAACGAAAATCGTTGAATACGGCTTTCAGGAAATGAAGTTGACACGTATAGGCGCGGTTGTTTTTCTAGAAAATGAAGCTTCCAATCAGTTATTGTTGAAACAAGGGTTTGAAAAAGAAGGCCAACTGAAAAACTATATGTATCAAAATAATAAGGCGCATGATGTCACGATGTTCTCAAAAATTCTCAAAAACAATTATAATGAAGTAATATAAACGCAAAATGAAAAAAACGTATTCGCAATTTGTCGAATACGTTTTTTATTTAAAGATTTTAAATTAAGCTTTTGTCGGAATTTGTAATGCCATTGCTGGTCCGAAAAATTCGTAATGGATTTTTTCAGAAGCAACACCCAGCTCTACTAATTGCTCGATAACAGCTTCCATGAATGGCGCAGGACCACACACATATACTTCTGAATCTGTTGTCAGAAGTGGTTCAATCATTGCTTTTGTAACAAAGCCTTCTGTATCGCTATAAAGCGCTTTATACGTACCATCTAATTGTGTGATTTTTTCTTCGATTGTTTCTTTAAATGCCGCTACTTTTTCGTTACGTGCACATTGAATGAACGAAGCTTTGCGACCTTCCATTGTTTTTAACATACTTTGTAATGGTGTAACACCTACACCACCACTAATGAATAATACAGGATTGTCATTATCTACTAATGTGAATACACCAGCTGGAGCACTTACTTCAAGCGCTGTACCAACTTCAGATGCATGCAAGAAGTTTGAAACAACACCGTTTGGATCATTATCATCTTCACGTTTTACAGAAATACGGAAATATTCATCTGTACCTTCTGTAATTGTGTATTGGCGATTCATTAAATATTCTTCGCCTGGTACTTGTACGCGAATACTAATGTATTGACCAGCTGTGAACGCAGGAAGTTTCTCACCATCTGCAGGCTGTAAATAGAATGATGTAACCGCATCGCTTTCTACTTCTTTTTTAGCGATTGTAAATCCTTTAAATAAACGCCAGCCGCCTACATTTTCAGTTGCTTTGTATAAATCTTCTTCGACAGAAATGAATACATCCGCAATCACGCCGTAAGCTTGACCCCATGCATCAATAATTTCATCTGTCGCAGCGTCGCCTAAAACTTCTTTAATTGCTTCTAATAAATATTTTCCAACAATCGGATAATGCTCCGGTAAAATACCTAAACTAACATGCTTATGCGCGATTTGCACAACAGCAGGTACGATTGCTTCTAAGTTTTCAATGTGTACAGCTGCTGCATAAACAGTATTTGCTAATGCAGTTTGTTGACGATCTTTCTTTTGGTTCGTGTGATTAAAAATGTTTAATAATTGAGGATTATCATTAAATAAGTTCGAGTAAAAAGTTTTAGTAATGGCTACTCCATGTACTTCCAATACCGGTACAGTAGCTTTAATCGTTTCAATTGTTTGTTTTGTTAACATGTTTGAACACGTCCCTTCGAAACCAATATACGACGGATGAATCTTTAAAGCAATATATAAAATGTATCTTTAACAAATTTGACACAAACCGGTATATAAAATACATCTTTAACAAAATCGACACATAGATGTATTTAAAATACTTCTTTGAAAATGAGCCCTTGTAGTCGAACTTTTTAAAGAAAATGTTATACTAATAAATAGAAAGATGGTGGTAGACGTGCGTTTAACAGTATACACGGATTATTCTTTACGTACGCTCATGTATTTAGGTGTTCGAGGCCAAGAGCATTTAGCAACAATACAAGAAATTGCAGACGCCTATCAAATTTCAAAAAATCATTTAATGAAAGTTACGTATGATTTAGGGCAGCATGGTTATATTGAAACGATTCGCGGTCGCGGTGGCGGAATTCGATTAGCAATGGCTCCTGAAGAAATAAATATTGGCGGGGTCGTAAGGAAAACAGAAGAAGACTTCCATATCGTGGAATGTTTTAATCCAGAAAGTAACTTATGTAAAATTTCTGCAGAATGTCAGCTAAAAG is part of the Solibacillus sp. FSL K6-1523 genome and harbors:
- a CDS encoding GNAT family N-acetyltransferase produces the protein MFPKLQTERLVLREIKLQDATQIYQVFSNDEVTKYYGLKTFNKLEQAEKVIEAFATSFQEKRGIRWGIELKGKAGLIGTIGFNLWSPAHRRAEVGYEVHPDFWRFGYTSEALTKIVEYGFQEMKLTRIGAVVFLENEASNQLLLKQGFEKEGQLKNYMYQNNKAHDVTMFSKILKNNYNEVI
- the hmpA gene encoding NO-inducible flavohemoprotein, with product MLTKQTIETIKATVPVLEVHGVAITKTFYSNLFNDNPQLLNIFNHTNQKKDRQQTALANTVYAAAVHIENLEAIVPAVVQIAHKHVSLGILPEHYPIVGKYLLEAIKEVLGDAATDEIIDAWGQAYGVIADVFISVEEDLYKATENVGGWRLFKGFTIAKKEVESDAVTSFYLQPADGEKLPAFTAGQYISIRVQVPGEEYLMNRQYTITEGTDEYFRISVKREDDNDPNGVVSNFLHASEVGTALEVSAPAGVFTLVDNDNPVLFISGGVGVTPLQSMLKTMEGRKASFIQCARNEKVAAFKETIEEKITQLDGTYKALYSDTEGFVTKAMIEPLLTTDSEVYVCGPAPFMEAVIEQLVELGVASEKIHYEFFGPAMALQIPTKA
- a CDS encoding RrF2 family transcriptional regulator — translated: MRLTVYTDYSLRTLMYLGVRGQEHLATIQEIADAYQISKNHLMKVTYDLGQHGYIETIRGRGGGIRLAMAPEEINIGGVVRKTEEDFHIVECFNPESNLCKISAECQLKGALYKALQAYIAVLDSYTLADVITTKDALAELFGITRN